The Malassezia japonica chromosome 8, complete sequence genome includes a window with the following:
- the DRS2 gene encoding P-type phospholipid transporter (EggNog:ENOG503NX4W; COG:P; TransMembrane:9 (o243-261i445-468o496-518i1009-1029o1049-1071i1091-1111o1131-1150i1162-1186o1192-1211i)), producing the protein MDDIESLFSSRPSARAGYGRPGAPDDEEPSHVLFGQDDMDLLGDDVPVQPTRTTASRGWDDDLTRSSSRAGPSKTESLFGDERAEAWDGGYDDEIRLRPMGSSKTIEADDEPDAEFYAPSTSAPRRRPARAKPPPPAPKGPPSIASMLLQDAHWQIKSLRQRIARQILALQGKNTAQANRSIALNDPPVNAGHLHYSSNQVMTNKYNVVTFLPLFLFEQFTKYANVFFLFIGCLQQIPGVSPTNRWTTLVPLAIVLLASALKEVSEDWRRYKADAEMNARLVPVLDAKSETWVPRAWRDVCVGDVVRVKRDEFFPADLVLLSSSEPEGLAYVETANLDGETNLKVKQALPATAKLLTAAAVSRLQGTLECESPNNSLYTFDGTLKLAGRPPLPVGPDQMLLRGAQLRNAPWAYGLAVFTGHDTKLLQNATSTPLKRTKVEKQVNSLILSLFVLLIALSIFCSIGAMLAERNSATTAMYLRPDMDERGGARKFVESVITFIILYNSLIPISLIVSMDVVKFQLASLINSDLDMYYEKTDTPALCRRSNLVEDLGQVDYIFSDKTGTLTRNEMEFKQASIAGVTFADRPAEVHVDDEYQGSRLVAGQRTWSQLPSILSDDTDGLRGACDEFLTILAVCHTVIPERRGDKVVFQASSPDEAALVAGAEALGYQFVTRKPQSVYVDVHGTTREYGILQVCEFNSTRKRMSTVVRQPNGRITLFCKGADTVILPRLAAGQAYTDATLAHLEEYAAEGLRTLCIAKKELREEEYKAWAKTYEEAAARLDGRAAALDEAAAAIETDLTLVGATAIEDKLQEGVPETIATLQSAGIKVWVLTGDRQETAINIGYSCRLISESMSLLIVNEATAADTAAVIRQQLDTVQGQAGEAVQEELALVVEGRSLQHALHADLAPLFLELASSCKAVVCCRVSPLQKALVVELVKAYTPSVLLAIGDGANDVGMIQAAHIGVGISGLEGLQAARSADVAIAQFRYLKKLLLVHGNWSYARLSKMVLYSFYKTVTLYLTLFWFSFYNRFSGQTAYESWSQSFYNVVFTVMPTLVLGIFDQYVSAVMLERYPQLYRQAFFTGRDIGGWMVNAVYHSITNFFFVTYAFYDTTMERSGMPGYQWIWGTTLYFTVLVTVLGKAAIVSNLWTRYTLMAIPGSFGVTLVFFVVFATVAPALGVSLEYYQIVPRLLGLPLFWVLLVFVPIFSLLRDMLWRFWQRTYMPRSYHIVQEMQKYNLQDIYPRADEFQKNIRKVRAVQRVRRSRGYAFSQTEGDQAHLIRQYDTTQARPEGL; encoded by the coding sequence ATGGACGACATCGAGTCGCTCTtctcgtcgcggccgtcggcgcgcgcaggctacggccgccccggcgcgcccgacgaTGAGGAGCCATCGCATGTACTGTTCGGGCAGGACGATATGGATttgctcggcgacgatgTGCCTGTGCAGCCGACGCGCACaacggcgtcgcgtggTTGGGACGACGACctgacgcgctcgtcgtcgcgcgcgggTCCCTCCAAGACCGAGAGCCTCTttggcgacgagcgcgccgaggcgtgggATGGCGGCTATGATGACGAGATCCGCCTGCGTCCGATGGGCTCGAGCAAGACgatcgaggccgacgacgagccggacGCGGAGTTTtacgcgccgagcacgagcgccccccgccggcggccggcacgcgccaaGCCGCCCCCGCCAGCGCCAAAAGGGCCGCCATCGATTGCGTCGATGCTGCTACAGGATGCACACTGGCAGATCAAGTCGTtgcggcagcgcatcgcgcgccagATCCTCGCGCTTCAAGGCAAGAATACCGCGCAGGCGAACCGCTCGATCGCGCTGAATGATCCGCCGGTGAATGCGGGCCACCTGCACTACAGCAGCAACCAGGTGATGACGAACAAGTACAATGTCGTCACGTTTCTCCCCCTCTTTCTGTTTGAGCAGTTTACCAAGTACGCCAACGTCTTTTTCCTGTTCATCGGATGCCTGCAGCAGATTCCCGGCGTGTCTCCGACGAACCGCTGGACGACGCttgtgccgctcgcgatCGTGCTGCTGGCCAGTGCGCTGAAAGAAGTGTCGGAAGACTGGCGGCGGTACAAGGCCGACGCGGAAATGAATGCGCGCCTTGTcccggtgctcgacgcaaAGAGCGAGACGTGGGTGCCCCGCGCATGGCGCGACGtgtgcgtcggcgacgtggtCCGTGTCAAGCGCGACGAGTTCTTCCCCGCGGACCTCGTTTTGCTCAGCTCGTCCGAGCCGGAAGGCCTTGCGTACGTCGAGACGGCGAATCTCGACGGCGAGACAAACCTCAAGGTgaagcaggcgctgccAGCGACGGCCAAGCTGCTTACCGCCGCAGCCGTGAGCCGTCTGCAAGGTACACTCGAGTGCGAGTCGCCGAACAACTCACTGTACACATTTGACGGCACGCTCAAGCTTGCGGGCCGCCCCCCGCTGCCGGTCGGCCCCGACCAGATGCTCCTGCGTGGCGCACAGCTGCGCAATGCGCCGTGGGCGTACGGCCTTGCGGTCTTTACCGGGCACGATACCAAGCTCTTGCAGaacgcgacgagcacgccgctgaAGCGCACCAAGGTCGAGAAGCAGGTCAACTCGTTGATTTTATCGCTTTTCGTCCTGCTTATTGCGCTCTCGATCTTTTGCTCGATCGGGGCGATGCTTGCAGAGCGCAACTCGGCCACCACGGCCATGTACCTGCGCCCCGACAtggacgagcgcggcggcgcacgcaagTTTGTCGAGTCGGTGATCACCTTTATTATTTTGTACAACAGTCTGATCCCGATTTCGCTGATTGTGTCGATGGACGTCGTCAAGTTCCAGCTCGCATCGCTGATCAACTCGGACCTGGATATGTACTACGAAAAGACGGATACGCCCGCGCTGTGCCGCCGCTCAAACCTGGTCGAGGACCTGGGGCAGGTGGACTACATCTTTAGCGACAAGACCGGCACGCTCACGCGCAACGAGATGGAGTTTAAGCAGGCCAGCATTGCCGGCGTCACGTTTGCCGACAGGCCCGCAGAAgtgcacgtcgacgacgagtacCAAGGGAGCCGCCTAGTCGCCGGGCAGCGCACCTGGTCGCAGCTCCCCTCGATCCTGAGCGACGACACGGACGGCCTGCGCGGTGCCTGCGACGAGTTCCTTACGATCCTCGCCGTGTGCCATACGGTGATCCCCGAGCGCCGGGGCGACAAGGTAGTCTTTCAAGCCTCGTCCCCGGACGAAGCCGCGCttgtcgccggcgccgaggccctgGGCTACCAGTTTGTCACGCGCAAGCCTCAGAGCGTGTATGTCGACGTGCATGGCACCACGCGCGAGTACGGCATCCTGCAAGTGTGCGAGTTTAACTCGACACGCAAGCGCATGTCGACCGTGGTGCGCCAGCCGAACGGGCGCATCACGCTCTTTTGCAAAGGCGCCGACACGGTGATCCTCCCGCGGCTCGCAGCCGGCCAGGCATACACCGATGCGAcgcttgcgcacctcgaggagTACGCGGCCGAGGGCCTGCGTACGCTATGCATTGCCAAgaaggagctgcgcgaggaggagtACAAGGCGTGGGCCAAGACCTACGaagaggccgcggcgcgtctcgacgggcgtgcggctgcgctcgacgaggcggctgcggcgaTCGAGACGGACCTGACACTCGTCGGTGCTACGGCGATCGAGGACAAGCTGCAAGAAGGCGTGCCCGAGACGATTGCCACGCTCCAGAGTGCTGGCATCAAGGTGTGGGTGCTTACCGGCGACCGCCAGGAAACGGCGATCAACATTGGCTACTCGTGCCGCCTGATTTCCGAGTCGATGAGCCTGCTGATTGTCAACgaggcgaccgccgcggaTACAGCGGCCGTCATtcggcagcagctcgacaccGTGCAAGGCCaggccggcgaggcggtgcaggaagagctggcgctcgtcgtcgaaGGGCGGAGCTTgcagcatgcgctgcatgcggaccttgcgccgctctttCTCGAGCTTGCGTCGTCGTGCAAGGCGGTGGTGTGCTGCCGTGTGTCGCCGCTGCAGAAAGCgctggtcgtcgagctggtcAAGGCGTACACGCCGTCGGTCCTGCTTGCGATCGGCGACGGTGCAAACGACGTGGGGATGatccaggcggcgcacattGGCGTCGGTATCTCGGGCCTCGAAGGTCTCCaagccgcgcgcagcgccgacgtgGCCATTGCGCAGTTCCGCTATCTGAAGAagctgctgctcgtgcacggCAACTGGAGCTATGCGCGCCTGAGCAAGATGGTCCTCTACTCGTTCTACAAGACCGTGACGCTGTACCTGACGCTCTTTTGGTTCTCGTTCTACAACCGCTTTTCCGGGCAGACGGCGTACGAGAGCTGGTCGCAGTCCTTTTACAATGTCGTGTTTACCGTCATGCCGACGCTCGTGCTGGGCATCTTTGACCAGTACGTGAGCGCCGTGATGCTGGAGCGGTATCCCCAGCTGTACCGCCAGGCGTTCTTTACCGGGCGCGACATTGGGGGGTGGATGGTGAATGCCGTGTACCACTCGATCACCAACTTTTTCTTTGTCACGTACGCCTTTTACGATACGACGAtggagcgcagcggcatGCCGGGCTACCAGTGGATCTGGGGCACGACGCTCTACTTTACCGTCCTGGTcacggtgctcggcaaggcggcGATCGTCTCAAATCTGTGGACGCGCTACACGCTGATGGCCATCCCGGGCTCGTTTGGCGTGACGCTCGTCTTTTTTGTGGTGTTTGCAACGGTCGCacccgcgctcggcgtctcGCTCGAGTACTACCAGATCGTGCCGCGCCTGTTGGGTCTCCCGCTGTTCTGGGTCCTGCTGGTGTTTGTGCCGATATTttcgctgctgcgcgacatgcTCTGGCGGTTCTGGCAGCGGACGTACATGCCGCGGTCGTACCACATTGTGCAAGAGATGCAAAAGTACAACCTGCAAGATATCTACccccgcgccgacgagttCCAGAAGAACATTCGCAAGGTGCGggccgtgcagcgtgtgcgccgctcgcgtggCTATGCCTTTTCACAGACCGAGGGCGACCAAGCGCATCTCATCCGGCAGTATGACacgacgcaggcgcgtccCGAGGGTCTGTAG
- a CDS encoding uncharacterized protein (EggNog:ENOG503P7W9; COG:S), with protein MAVRGSKDEAPQADAASGEERRREDEVVQGRAQEAKKMSEHDQEQKEASDADKHADETKEKEGRDEQTKGSDEVPEAPEARLDDSGARADDSAPLEARTEGNERGKHAEQDGRVERDEHAKQDGHAEHTEQAARETTESNSSSSSVPSTSAPAPAPLLSRARAEDRQRGKRMLGLLNSTLSQSREPRKQPSTSRPAPSSEALAAERAAHDAERAAIRSDTQRLQSLSEEIAAYETAYRTSRAHKRRLSSFLVTHIDQPNPPRPPPLEAEAAATRLGRETTVPLGVRTLRTSDVYYLPRKLLPEQEDVLDAQEERVDDDLDVADDEYDRVLARLEQELHELKVRLRGRGGAPTQVQATW; from the exons ATGGCCGTGCGGGGAAGCAAGGACgaagcgccgcaggcggACGCTGCATCGGGGGAAGAGAGGCGACGGGAGGATGAGGTGGTGCAAGGCAGGGCCCAAGAAGCGAAAAAGATGAGCGAACATGACCAAGAACAAAAAGAGGCGTCGGATGCGGACAAGCACGCGGACGAGACCAAGGAGAAAGAGGGCCGAGATGAACAGACCAAAGGAAGCGACGAGGTGCCCGaagcgcccgaggcgcgccttgaCGATAGTggtgcgcgtgccgacgacAGTGCACCTCTCGAGGCACGTACCGAGGGCAATGAGCGTGGCAAACACGCCGAGCAAgacgggcgcgtcgagcgtgacGAGCACGCCAAGCAAGAcgggcacgccgagcatACCGAGCAAGCCGCTCGTGAAACGACCGAGTCGAATAGTTCATCGTCCAGCGTTCCGAGCACTTCCGCCCCCGCGCCCGCCCCCCTCTtgtcgcgtgcgcgtgccgaggaccGCCAACGAGGAAAACGTATGCTGGGCCTCTTGAATTCGACCTTGTCCCAGTCGCGCGAGCCACGCAAGC AGCCGTCTACGTCGCGCCCCGCCccctcgtccgaggcgctagccgccgagcgtgccgcgcacgatgccgagcgagcTGCGATCCGCTCCGACACGCAGCGTCTGCAGTCGCTTTCCGAAGAGATTGCTGCGTACGAAACTGCCTACCGCACCTCGCGTGCGCACAAGCGGCGCCTCTCGAGCTTCCTGGTGACGCATATTGACCAGCCGAACCCCCCTCGCCCCCCGCCCCtggaggccgaggcggctgCGACGCGGTTGGGCCGCGAGACGACGGTGCCGCTTGGCGTGCGAACATTGCGGACGTCTGATGTGTACTATTTGCCGCGCAAGCTGCTCCCCGAGCAAGAGGATGTGCTGGATGCGCAGGAGGAGCGTGTGGACGACGACCTGGATGTagccgacgacgagtacgACCGCGTGCTTGCACGTCTCGAGCAagagctgcacgagctcaAAGTGCGGCTGCGagggcgcggcggagcgccgACGCAAGTCCAAGCTACGTGGTAA